Genomic DNA from Gimesia aquarii:
TAACTGAAGACGTCTTGAAGGTAATTGCTGTTTAAGTGAGATGCTCAACGTGATATTGATTTTATGGGTGCCTTTACCTCGAAACCACCAGAGATATCCATCATTACGATTAAATCCACCAGGGCTTGACTCTCCATCACCGGAGTAACTTGTTTTCAGGAAGATTGATTCATTGAGCTTCAAAGGAATGCGGACCCATGTATTTGCTTCATTGATCAAAACAACAATTTGCGCCTCAAGAATCGCGCGATCGTCTTCAACCTTGCCAGAAAGAGACACAGAGGAAACCGCATACTTAGGTGAGTGTTCTGGCTGTACCGCCTGCTTCTGTTTCAGATAATCAAGTACTTGATCTAAGCTCAAGTTAGGTACGGGAAAATACTGACCGTCGTCTCCTTTGAAAAACACTTCTTGTTTGGGGTTTGTCTTTTCCTGCGGCTTCTCAATATTTGTTTCTTTGGAACTAGAAACTGATTTTGAAGATTTTGAACTGTTTTTTCCTAAGTCCACAGATTTTTTAAGATCTGTTTCTCTGTCGAATTTACTCTCACTTTTCTTAGCACTATCTGTGGGAGTGGACTTTTTTTGCGCATAAAGATTGTGAGACGCACGTTCCACGCCGAATGACAACAGCACAGACAACCCCAAAGAGGCTATAAGTAAACGAGCAAAAAATGACATAATCGAAGATCGATCCCATATTGCGGGAGCAAGAAAAGTCTGACTGGAAATGATACCTTTTCTTGAGGGAACGAATACACAACGAATCCCCCACACCCGTCCTCTAAAAGCTGAAAGAATGAGAGTCTTCCGGCCTTAAAAGCAGACAGTCACATATGTCCACATTTCATCAAAGTCAAATTCCCATCACGTCCCCTTTGACACTGTATATCATACGTCGTATTTTGGGCACATTAAAGAACGAATCTCAAAGCTGACTAAAAAAGAGGCTCAGCTAACAATGTTTGTAACTCGTTATGAATATTTGTTCCATTTGTTGCTAAAATACTAGGAATTTCAATGGAATAGGAACCGTCTTCGATGGATGTCACTGTACCTCCAGATTCACGGCAGATGAGTACACCGGCTGCCATATCCCAGGGTTTCAGATTGCCGGACCAGTATCCATCGACTCGACCGGCGGAAACATAGCATAAATTCAAAGCAGCAGACCCCGTACGTTGCACTGTCTGTGCTTCGGGTAACACTCTTAAAAATCGTTTAACGGCAATGTCTTGTGCTGAAGTCCCAACTGGTAAGCTGGCCACTACCATCGCTTGATCAAGAGACGGAAACTGAGAAGGGGTGATAGGCTCCCCATTTAACGTCGCTCCCTGCTCACGAAAGGCAGAAAACATCTCATCAGCATTAGGATCATAGACAACTCCCAAGATCAGTTCACCCTTAAATTCGAGGCCGATAGACACGCAATAGTAGGGGAAGCC
This window encodes:
- a CDS encoding inositol monophosphatase family protein; translated protein: MNSTELIKTAETAARLGAKCLLDWVDKFQVSEKGRADLVTDADFASQTAIVEHISQQFPSHHMLGEEGLAHQEGESDYRWVIDPLDGTSNYVHGFPYYCVSIGLEFKGELILGVVYDPNADEMFSAFREQGATLNGEPITPSQFPSLDQAMVVASLPVGTSAQDIAVKRFLRVLPEAQTVQRTGSAALNLCYVSAGRVDGYWSGNLKPWDMAAGVLICRESGGTVTSIEDGSYSIEIPSILATNGTNIHNELQTLLAEPLF